The following proteins are co-located in the Hippoglossus stenolepis isolate QCI-W04-F060 chromosome 23, HSTE1.2, whole genome shotgun sequence genome:
- the ovol1a gene encoding putative transcription factor Ovo-like 1a isoform X1, producing MPRAFLVKKASVSPGKRNWSELPDHERGDVYIPVSIYPLSVLMEAEASPAETTPLCLTKRSVCDTQTYAELTCAELPSSTVLGRPRSPSAFLGERSDIRRRAQSGSTYVRSKIKVTTGELPPSPTPLPLSLPPIPTTPSLTPPATVMPVALTTIPSTLEVVSMVTRSTGQSSSTGKTGVFVCQVCQKTFQHQRMLNRHVKCHNDTKRHICTFCGKGFNDTFDLKRHVRTHTGVRPYKCNLCDKAFTQRCSLESHMKKIHSVTLKYAYKERRNKLYVCEECGHTAGTQDELGIHLHSLHPDSALLKGKAARRAGGKEEGSVGGSTPGSPQGADSDDTTGSAEP from the exons ATGCCGCGGGCCTTTCTGGTGAAAAAGGCCAGCGTCTCGCCGGGGAAGCGGAACTGGAGCGAGCTGCCCGATCATGAGCGAGGGGACGTTTACATCCCAG TCTCCATCTACCCTTTGTCCGTCCTGATGGAGGCTGAGGCCAGCCCGGCTGAAACGACGCCGCTCTGCCTCACCAAACGCTCTGTATGCGACACACAGACGTACGCCGAGCTGACGTGCGCCGAGCTGCCGTCCAGCACGGTGCTGGGCCGGCCGCGGAGCCCCTCTGCCTTTCTGGGGGAGAGGTCAGACATCAGGAGGAGGGCGCAGAGCGGCTCCACGTACGTCCGGTCCAAAATCAAG GTGACCACGGGCGAGTTACCCCCCAGCCCCACCCCTCtacccctctctcttcctcccattCCCACCACGCCCTCACTGACCCCACCTGCCACCGTGATGCCCGTTGCCCTGACGACCATCCCTTCCACCCTGGAGGTGGTCTCCATGGTAACCAGATCAACAGGTCAAAGTTCGTCCACGGGGAAAACGGGGGTGTTTGTGTGCCAG GTTTGCCAGAAGACCTTCCAGCACCAGCGGATGTTAAACCGACACGTCAAGTGTCACAACGACACCAAGAGACACATCTGCACGTTCTGCGGCAAAGGCTTCAACGACACCTTCGACCTCAAGAGACACGTCCGCACGCACACAG GCGTCCGTCCGTACAAGTGCAACCTGTGCGACAAGGCCTTCACCCAGCGCTGCTCCCTGGAGTCGCACATGAAGAAGATCCACAGCGTCACCCTCAAGTACGCCTACAAGGAGCGGCGCAACAAGCTGTACGTGTGCGAGGAGTGCGGCCACACGGCGGGGACGCAGGACGAGCTGGGCATCCACCTCCACTCGCTGCACCCAGACAGCGCCCTGCTGAAGGGGAAGGCTGCCAGGAGAgcgggaggaaaagaggaagggtCGGTCGGAGGGTCGACGCCAGGTTCTCCCCAAGGAGCCGATAGCGATGATACCACGGGATCAGCGGAGCCGTAG
- the tmem185 gene encoding transmembrane protein 185-like, which yields MNLRGLFQDFNPSKFLIYSCLLLFSVLLSLRLDGVIQWSYWAVFTPIWLWKLLVIFGASVGTGVWAHNPQYRAEGETCVEFKAMLIAVGLHVLLLMFEVLVCDRVARGFYFWLIVFMPLFLVSPVSVAACVWGFRHDRSLELEVLCSVNILQFIFIALKLDKIINWPWLVVCVPLWILMSFLCLVVLYYIIWSVLFLRSIDIIAEQRRTHITMAISWMTIVVPLLTFEILLVHKLDGHNSLSYVCVFVPLWLSLLTLMATTFGQKGGNHWWFGIRKDFCHFLLELLPFLREYGNVSFDLQRSDDPEAAEDLPVPEPPPKIAPMFHKKTGVVITQSPGKYFVPPPKLCIDMPD from the exons ATGAATCTGAGGGGGCTGTTTCAGGACTTCAATCCCAG TAAGTTCCTGATTTactcctgcctgctgctgttCTCCGTGTTGCTGTCCCTGCGGCTGGATGGAGTCATCCAGTGGAGCTACTGGGCTGTGTTCACCCCGATATGGCTGTGGAAGCTGCTGGTCATCTTCGGGGCCTCTGTGGGCACAGGCGTCTGGGCCCACAACCCTCAGTACAG AGCTGAAGGGGAGACGTGCGTGGAGTTTAAAGCCATGCTGATCGCAGTGGGGCTCCACGTCCTGTTGCTGATGTTCGAGGTGCTGGTGTGCGACCGCGTGGCCCGAGGATTTTACTTCTGGCTCATCGTCTTCATGCCGCTCTTCCTCGTGTCTCCCGTTTCTGTAGCAGCCTGCGTCTGGGGCTTCAGACACGACCGCTCTCTCGAG ctggaGGTGTTGTGTTCAGTGAATATTCTCCAGTTCATCTTCATCGCTCTGAAGCTGGACAAGATCATCAACTGGCCGTGGCTG gtgGTGTGCGTCCCGCTCTGGATCCTGATGTCCTTCCTGTGCCTTGTCGTCCTCTACTACATCATCTGGtctgtcctcttcctccgctcCATCGACATCATCGCCGAGCAACGGCGAACGCACATCACCATGGCGATCAGCTGGATGACCATTGTCGTGCCGCTTCTCACCTTCGAG ATCCTCCTGGTGCACAAGCTGGACGGCCACAACAGCCTgagctatgtgtgtgtgttcgtgcctCTGTGGCTCTCGCTGCTCACGCTCATGGCCACCACCTTCGGCCAGAAGGGAGGGAACCACT GGTGGTTTGGCATCCGCAAGGACTTCTGCCACTTCCTGTTGGAGCTCCTCCCCTTCCTGCGGGAGTACGGCAATGTGTCCTTTGACCTCCAGCGCAGTGACGACCCCGAGGCGGCAGAGGACCTGCCCGTCCCCGAGCCGCCGCCGAAGATTGCCCCCATGTTCCACAAGAAGACCGGCGTGGTGATCACGCAGAGCCCCGGGAAATACTTTGTCCCGCCTCCTAAACTCTGCATCGACATGCCCGACTAA
- the mus81 gene encoding crossover junction endonuclease MUS81: MPAPEPVRQGRKRGLPSCPNPLFLRWLTELRDEAKEKGQKIQFCYQKAISSLNKYPLPLQNAKEAKILQNFGDGICKILDEKLQRYLRENGPNAPIHSLPKGAPPPGRPDNNNMAPSTKKNAAGDKGKDKGGGGGGGRKKREYVPQKRSGGHAVLLTLYRQSQIPGSKGYMFKLELQAEAQLLCDKSFSVPDLGSKYTAWSSVSTLIQKNLVIKTHNPARFSLTDEGQILAERLEAAEEGAKDRVETRSERGEEEEEEEDVPGVVDLTCSDEEEEEEKEDRTHPTERPPCVSQSDGDVDVMSLDSQTSRKRNGGCLLPGNYDIILCVDFIETTGGSSHKKQELVKELQRNGVSFDVRKLNVGDFLWVAREKVAPVPGQLRAPAGRELVLDYIIERKRMDDLCGSIIDGRFREQKFRLKRCGLRRPIYLVEECGTAASHLSLPEATLQQAIVNTQVVDGFFVKRVQDVRESAAYLTIMTRYLTKLYQDRTLICRSRELEGDEAGDEERGSPSCSLISFAEFNHGAIKNKCQTVREVFARQLMQISGLSGDKAAAILEIYSTPYSLLTAYERCTSEAEKEKLLSSIRYGKLKRNLGPALSKTVYQLYCTQGALS; this comes from the exons ATGCCAGCTCCGGAGCCGGTCAGGCAGGGTCGGAAACGCGGCCTGCCCTCCTGCCCCAACCCGCTGTTCCTCCGGTGGCTCACGGAGCTGCGGGACGAGGCGAAGGAGAAAGGACAGAAGATCCAGTTCTGCTACCAGAAG gccATCAGCTCCCTGAACAAATATCCTCTGCCGCTGCAAAACGCCAAAGAGGCGAAGATCCTCCAGAACTTTGGAGACGGGATCTGCAAAATACTGGATGAGAAACTACAACGATACTTGAGAGAGAACG GTCCAAACGCTCCAATTCATTCTCTGCCTAAAGGGGCGCCCCCTCCTGGCAGaccagacaacaacaacatggctCCGTCCACAAAG AAGAATGCTGCCGGGGATAAAGGGAAggataaaggaggaggaggaggaggagggaggaagaagagggagtaTGTCCCTCAGAAGAGGTCCGGGGGTCATGCTGTTCTCCTCACACTTTACAGACAGTCACAG ATCCCGGGAAGTAAAGGTTACATGTTTAAACTGGAGCTGCAAGCCGAGGCCCAGCTTCTCTGTGATAAGTCCTTCAGCGTC CCAGATCTGGGCAGCAAGTACACGGCCTGGTCCTCAGTCAGCACGCTGATCCAGAAGAACCTGGTGATCAAGACCCACAATCCTGCaag gTTTTCTCTGACTGACGAGGGTCAGATTTTGGCCGAGCGACTGGAGGCAGCGGAAGAAGGAGCTAAAGACCGAGTGGAGACGAGGAgtgaaagaggggaggaggaggaggaggaggaagatgttccAGGGGTTGTGGATCTTACTTGTAGtgacgaagaagaggaggaggagaaagaggacagAACACA TCCCACAGAGAGGCCGCCCTGCGTCTCTCAGTCAGACGGAGACGTGGACGTGATGAGTTTAGATTCACAAACCAGCAGGAAGCGGAATGGAGGATGTCTTCTACCTGGGAATTATGATATCATACTCTGTGTTGACTTCATTGAAACTACAGG cggcagcagccacAAGAAACAGGAGCTGGTCAAAGAGCTTCAGAGAAATGGAGTGAGCTTCGATGTCAGGAAACTAAATGTTGGAGACTTCCTGTGGGTGGCTCGGGAGAAGGTTGCACCCGTTCCAG GTCAGTTGCGAGCTCCAGCCGGCAGAGAGCTGGTGCTCGATTACATCatcgagaggaagaggatggacGACCTGTGTGGCAGCATCATCGACGGACGCTTCAGGGAACAGAAG tTCCGCCTGAAGAGGTGTGGTCTTCGCAGGCCCATCTACCTGGTGGAGGAATGTGGAACTGCGGCCTCTCACCTGAGTTTACCTGAGGCGACGCTGCAGCAGGCGATCGTCAACACTCAG GTGGTGGATGGTTTCTTCGTGAAGAGAGTCCAGGATGTGAGGGAGTCTGCGGCCTACCTCACCATCATGACCCGGTACCTCACTAAACTCTACCAG GACCGGACGTTGATCTGTCGCTCCAGAGAGCTGGAGGGGGATGAAGCGGGTgacgaggagagagggagcccGTCCTGCTCTCTCATTTCATTTGCAGAGTTCAACCACGGGGCGATCAAAAacaag TGTCAGACAGTGAGAGAAGTGTTCGCCAGACAGTTGATGCAGATCAGCGGTTTGTCTGGAGACAAGGCAGCAGCCATACTGGAGATATACAGCACCCCCTACAG tCTCCTGACGGCTTATGAACGATGTACaagtgaagcagagaaagagaaacttcTCTCTTCGATACGATACgggaaactcaaaag aaatcTGGGTCCAGCTCTGAGCAAAACCGTTTATCAGCTCTACTGTACACAAGGAGCGCTgtcatga
- the ovol1a gene encoding putative transcription factor Ovo-like 1a isoform X2, with product MPRAFLVKKASVSPGKRNWSELPDHERGDVYIPVSIYPLSVLMEAEASPAETTPLCLTKRSVCDTQTYAELTCAELPSSTVLGRPRSPSAFLGERSDIRRRAQSGSTYVRSKIKVTTGELPPSPTPLPLSLPPIPTTPSLTPPATVMPVALTTIPSTLEVVSMVCQKTFQHQRMLNRHVKCHNDTKRHICTFCGKGFNDTFDLKRHVRTHTGVRPYKCNLCDKAFTQRCSLESHMKKIHSVTLKYAYKERRNKLYVCEECGHTAGTQDELGIHLHSLHPDSALLKGKAARRAGGKEEGSVGGSTPGSPQGADSDDTTGSAEP from the exons ATGCCGCGGGCCTTTCTGGTGAAAAAGGCCAGCGTCTCGCCGGGGAAGCGGAACTGGAGCGAGCTGCCCGATCATGAGCGAGGGGACGTTTACATCCCAG TCTCCATCTACCCTTTGTCCGTCCTGATGGAGGCTGAGGCCAGCCCGGCTGAAACGACGCCGCTCTGCCTCACCAAACGCTCTGTATGCGACACACAGACGTACGCCGAGCTGACGTGCGCCGAGCTGCCGTCCAGCACGGTGCTGGGCCGGCCGCGGAGCCCCTCTGCCTTTCTGGGGGAGAGGTCAGACATCAGGAGGAGGGCGCAGAGCGGCTCCACGTACGTCCGGTCCAAAATCAAG GTGACCACGGGCGAGTTACCCCCCAGCCCCACCCCTCtacccctctctcttcctcccattCCCACCACGCCCTCACTGACCCCACCTGCCACCGTGATGCCCGTTGCCCTGACGACCATCCCTTCCACCCTGGAGGTGGTCTCCATG GTTTGCCAGAAGACCTTCCAGCACCAGCGGATGTTAAACCGACACGTCAAGTGTCACAACGACACCAAGAGACACATCTGCACGTTCTGCGGCAAAGGCTTCAACGACACCTTCGACCTCAAGAGACACGTCCGCACGCACACAG GCGTCCGTCCGTACAAGTGCAACCTGTGCGACAAGGCCTTCACCCAGCGCTGCTCCCTGGAGTCGCACATGAAGAAGATCCACAGCGTCACCCTCAAGTACGCCTACAAGGAGCGGCGCAACAAGCTGTACGTGTGCGAGGAGTGCGGCCACACGGCGGGGACGCAGGACGAGCTGGGCATCCACCTCCACTCGCTGCACCCAGACAGCGCCCTGCTGAAGGGGAAGGCTGCCAGGAGAgcgggaggaaaagaggaagggtCGGTCGGAGGGTCGACGCCAGGTTCTCCCCAAGGAGCCGATAGCGATGATACCACGGGATCAGCGGAGCCGTAG